A stretch of Brachyspira suanatina DNA encodes these proteins:
- a CDS encoding PTS sugar transporter subunit IIB — protein MLKVLVSCANGSGTSLMMKMTAEKALKSLGINGANVHHCALSEGKSTAVNYDLVFCPLNFIDMFKESIEKGVRVIGIKNVLSEPEFKQKLNESGYLEDLKSK, from the coding sequence ATGCTAAAAGTTTTAGTTTCTTGTGCCAATGGATCTGGTACTAGTTTAATGATGAAAATGACTGCTGAAAAAGCTCTTAAGTCATTAGGCATTAATGGAGCAAATGTTCACCATTGTGCTTTATCTGAAGGTAAGAGTACAGCTGTTAATTATGACTTGGTATTTTGTCCTTTGAATTTTATTGATATGTTTAAAGAATCAATTGAAAAAGGCGTAAGAGTTATTGGAATTAAAAATGTTCTATCAGAACCGGAGTTTAAACAAAAACTTAATGAATCCGGATATTTAGAAGATTTGAAAAGTAAGTGA
- the ulaG gene encoding L-ascorbate 6-phosphate lactonase yields the protein MSKIDSITREGWILDSFPEWGTWLNEEIEEEVVEPNTFAMWWLGCVGIWVKTPGDANICIDLWCGNGKRTKKTKNMVAGHQMANMAGVRKLQPNLRASPFVIDPFAIKKVDAILSTHYHNDHIDINVAAAVMKNIKEPIPFIGPKYSVEKWIEWGVPADRCIVVKPGDSVKIKDVEIIATDSFDRTCLVTTPPDDLRNTVPEMDTKAVNYVIKTPGGNIYHSGDSHYSIYFAKHGKDFDIDVALGSYGENPIGIADKMTSVDVLRMAEALRCKVVIPIHYDVWTNFMADTREIEVLYQMKKDRLQYQFKPFIWEVGGKYVYPRDKDLVQYHHPRGFDDCFEHEQNIPFRSML from the coding sequence ATGAGCAAAATTGATTCAATTACTAGAGAAGGCTGGATATTAGATAGTTTTCCTGAATGGGGAACTTGGCTTAACGAAGAGATAGAAGAAGAAGTTGTAGAACCAAATACATTTGCTATGTGGTGGCTTGGATGTGTAGGTATTTGGGTAAAGACACCAGGCGATGCTAATATATGTATAGATTTATGGTGCGGCAATGGAAAAAGAACAAAGAAAACTAAAAATATGGTTGCAGGACACCAAATGGCTAATATGGCTGGTGTAAGAAAATTACAGCCTAATCTTAGAGCTTCTCCTTTTGTTATAGATCCTTTTGCAATAAAAAAAGTAGATGCTATATTATCAACTCACTATCATAATGACCATATAGATATTAATGTGGCTGCTGCTGTTATGAAGAATATTAAAGAGCCTATACCTTTTATAGGTCCTAAATATTCTGTTGAAAAATGGATTGAATGGGGAGTTCCTGCTGACAGATGTATAGTAGTTAAACCAGGCGATTCTGTAAAAATTAAGGATGTTGAGATAATAGCTACAGATTCTTTTGACAGAACTTGTTTGGTAACTACTCCTCCAGATGATTTGAGAAATACTGTTCCTGAAATGGATACAAAAGCTGTTAATTATGTTATAAAAACTCCTGGCGGAAATATATATCATAGCGGAGATTCTCATTATTCTATTTATTTTGCTAAACATGGTAAAGATTTTGATATTGATGTTGCTTTAGGTTCTTATGGTGAGAATCCTATAGGTATAGCAGATAAAATGACTTCTGTAGATGTTCTTAGAATGGCTGAAGCTTTAAGATGTAAAGTAGTTATACCTATACACTATGATGTATGGACTAACTTTATGGCTGATACAAGAGAAATAGAAGTTTTATATCAAATGAAAAAAGACAGACTTCAATATCAATTTAAGCCTTTCATATGGGAAGTAGGCGGTAAATATGTTTATCCTAGAGATAAAGATTTAGTTCAATATCATCACCCTAGAGGTTTTGATGATTGCTTTGAACATGAGCAAAATATTCCATTCCGTTCTATGTTATAA
- a CDS encoding PTS ascorbate transporter subunit IIC, whose product MEILLKIWTYFAQNILTQPAYFIGFIVLIGYILLKKPWYECLAGFLKATVGYLILSVGSGGLVNNFRPILVGLKDKFNLQATVIDPYYGQNAVQAAMEHIGKSFSQVMLLLLIAFIFNILLVAFRKVTKIRSIFTTGNVQIQQAATAFWLIFFCFPELGDTPMLVMMSILLGLYWAVGSNLTVEITQDLTEGGGFCVAHQQVFALKIFSTIAEKLKGKGEGKKLEDIQFPGFLSIFNENMVSTSILMLLFFGIILLTLGRDYLIANNFMKEGQSFFFYTLTTALNFAVYLAILQLGVRTFVTELTQSFQGISTRLLPGAVPGIDCAATFGFGSPNAVTIGLLFGAAGQFLAIITLILMKSPVIIIAGFIPVFFDNATIAVFANNRGGIKAAMILPFISGLCQVFGSAFIAYWVGLAAYGGYLGMWDWAVLWPGFTVIMKYLGYAGVGIIILILIAIPQIQYMKNKDTYFLITDDYEAYREKMKEKQQKANA is encoded by the coding sequence ATGGAGATTTTATTAAAGATATGGACATATTTTGCCCAAAATATTCTCACCCAGCCTGCATATTTTATTGGTTTTATAGTATTAATAGGTTATATACTGTTAAAAAAACCTTGGTATGAATGTTTAGCAGGTTTTTTGAAAGCTACTGTTGGATACCTTATACTTTCAGTAGGTTCTGGCGGACTTGTTAATAATTTCAGACCTATACTTGTAGGACTTAAAGATAAATTTAATTTGCAGGCAACAGTTATAGACCCTTATTATGGACAAAATGCTGTTCAGGCTGCAATGGAGCATATAGGTAAATCTTTCTCTCAGGTAATGCTTCTGCTTCTTATAGCATTTATATTTAACATTCTTTTAGTTGCTTTTAGAAAAGTTACAAAAATACGTTCTATATTTACTACAGGAAACGTACAAATACAGCAGGCTGCTACAGCTTTCTGGCTAATATTTTTCTGTTTCCCAGAGTTAGGTGATACTCCTATGCTTGTAATGATGAGTATACTTCTTGGTTTATATTGGGCTGTAGGTTCTAACTTAACAGTAGAAATTACTCAAGACTTAACAGAAGGCGGCGGTTTCTGTGTTGCTCACCAACAGGTATTTGCTTTAAAAATATTTTCTACTATAGCTGAAAAATTAAAAGGAAAAGGCGAAGGTAAAAAATTAGAGGATATACAATTCCCTGGATTTTTATCAATATTCAATGAAAATATGGTATCTACTTCTATATTGATGTTATTATTCTTTGGAATAATATTGTTGACTTTAGGAAGAGATTACTTAATAGCTAATAACTTTATGAAAGAAGGACAAAGTTTCTTCTTCTATACATTAACAACAGCTTTGAATTTTGCTGTATATTTGGCTATACTTCAATTAGGTGTTAGAACATTCGTTACTGAATTGACTCAGTCTTTCCAAGGTATATCTACAAGACTTCTTCCTGGAGCTGTTCCTGGTATTGACTGTGCTGCTACTTTCGGTTTCGGTTCTCCAAATGCTGTTACTATAGGTTTATTATTCGGTGCTGCTGGACAATTCCTTGCAATTATTACATTGATACTTATGAAGAGTCCTGTTATAATAATAGCTGGATTTATTCCTGTATTCTTCGATAACGCTACTATAGCTGTATTTGCAAATAACAGAGGCGGTATTAAGGCTGCTATGATTCTTCCATTTATTTCAGGATTATGTCAGGTATTCGGTTCAGCTTTCATAGCTTATTGGGTAGGTCTTGCTGCTTACGGCGGTTATTTAGGTATGTGGGACTGGGCAGTATTATGGCCTGGCTTTACAGTTATTATGAAATATTTAGGTTATGCTGGTGTTGGTATTATAATATTAATATTAATAGCTATACCTCAGATACAATATATGAAAAATAAAGATACATATTTCTTAATCACTGATGATTATGAAGCATACAGAGAAAAAATGAAAGAAAAACAACAGAAAGCAAATGCTTAA